A stretch of Exiguobacterium sp. BMC-KP DNA encodes these proteins:
- a CDS encoding GGDEF domain-containing phosphodiesterase produces MEEIVRKQQWWIGNFALFMMAVGALIIYTTTEETIKNAYLSRSVIISFLVIMGVFIFYISRRKMGLVLQTHLLSLMLLVVPITSISFLPYGAVTVWASSFLFLMIALISYQRIMMWYAIFVTIATSLYVMWNVQAVTVEIDPTDHYGRIGMIVIGVTIALVINHLHIRNLNRLNDLATQLHDTARRDEETGVLNRQGLNEIDFPRSEQQLIFVGIHLENYYELARYFGEDMQLQVLRACIDRLKQKLPPHQAFARIEAGTLLIVMEKPDEVACKEAMEELSQEISVPYEIEGHHVYVNISIVIDNGEGVTGNRKRRVQQLLTALQEAAQQNERLMCIDQAWRMDQELRVKAAQSLAQANIETDFHLVYQLQYDVQSEQFIGLEALVRWKTELEGADRPSVFIPIAEKSDLIIRLGEWIFEESCKTRKALVGLVPDQFTLSVNVSPRQLTSESFMPFIERTLLKYALKPQQIKIEITESQSLDFESQSIHRALKRIKTLDFPVSLDDFGTGHASYHVLERLLPLRQLKIPKQFIEQIGESEKRQSILESIFQLSQSMHVECIVEGVETGEEVRIAKDIGIHLFQGYFFAKPVPLEEIICLLQKATKNE; encoded by the coding sequence TGGCTGTTGGTGCCCTGATTATTTATACGACGACGGAAGAGACAATTAAGAATGCATATTTAAGTCGTTCTGTCATTATTTCATTTTTAGTCATCATGGGTGTATTCATTTTTTATATCAGTCGTCGCAAAATGGGATTAGTTCTTCAAACACACTTACTGTCTTTAATGCTGCTCGTCGTTCCCATTACATCGATTAGCTTTTTACCGTATGGGGCAGTTACAGTTTGGGCAAGTAGCTTCTTATTTTTAATGATTGCTTTAATCTCCTATCAACGCATCATGATGTGGTATGCGATTTTTGTTACCATTGCAACCAGTTTGTATGTCATGTGGAATGTACAGGCGGTAACGGTAGAAATTGATCCAACCGACCATTACGGACGGATTGGAATGATCGTGATCGGTGTAACGATTGCCCTTGTCATCAACCACCTGCATATTCGGAACTTAAATCGGTTGAACGATCTCGCGACGCAGTTACACGATACAGCGCGCCGTGATGAAGAAACAGGTGTCTTGAATCGCCAAGGTTTAAATGAAATTGATTTTCCAAGATCCGAACAACAGCTTATTTTTGTCGGTATTCATTTAGAAAACTATTATGAGTTAGCACGGTATTTCGGAGAAGACATGCAGTTACAAGTTTTGCGTGCTTGCATCGATCGGCTCAAGCAAAAACTACCTCCTCACCAAGCATTTGCTCGGATTGAAGCAGGGACATTATTGATTGTCATGGAAAAGCCGGACGAGGTCGCGTGTAAGGAAGCAATGGAGGAGTTAAGCCAAGAAATTTCTGTTCCATATGAAATCGAGGGACATCATGTTTACGTCAACATTTCCATTGTTATCGATAACGGAGAAGGAGTGACTGGCAATCGGAAGCGTCGGGTACAGCAATTGTTAACTGCATTACAAGAAGCAGCGCAACAAAATGAGCGACTGATGTGTATCGACCAAGCATGGCGCATGGATCAAGAATTACGTGTTAAGGCTGCTCAATCGTTAGCACAGGCGAATATCGAAACAGACTTTCATCTGGTCTATCAATTACAGTATGATGTTCAATCAGAGCAATTCATTGGTCTTGAGGCATTGGTCCGATGGAAGACGGAGCTAGAGGGAGCCGACCGACCATCCGTGTTCATCCCGATTGCTGAAAAAAGTGATTTGATCATTCGGCTAGGAGAATGGATTTTTGAGGAAAGCTGTAAAACACGCAAAGCATTGGTGGGTCTTGTTCCTGATCAGTTTACATTGTCCGTTAACGTATCACCGCGACAATTAACAAGTGAGTCGTTCATGCCATTCATCGAACGAACGTTACTTAAGTATGCATTAAAGCCGCAACAGATTAAGATTGAAATTACAGAGAGTCAATCACTTGATTTTGAGAGTCAGTCGATTCATCGTGCACTGAAACGAATCAAAACGCTTGATTTCCCAGTGTCACTCGATGATTTTGGGACCGGTCATGCATCCTATCACGTTCTTGAACGTTTATTACCGTTACGTCAATTAAAGATTCCGAAGCAATTCATCGAACAAATTGGTGAATCGGAGAAGCGGCAGTCTATTCTCGAATCCATTTTTCAATTGAGCCAATCGATGCATGTCGAGTGTATCGTTGAGGGTGTAGAGACAGGAGAAGAAGTACGCATTGCGAAGGACATTGGCATTCATCTATTCCAAGGCTATTTCTTTGCTAAACCGGTCCCACTTGAAGAAATCATATGTCTATTACAAAAAGCCACAAAAAACGAATAA